One segment of Hippopotamus amphibius kiboko isolate mHipAmp2 chromosome 2, mHipAmp2.hap2, whole genome shotgun sequence DNA contains the following:
- the INAFM2 gene encoding putative transmembrane protein INAFM2, producing MKERDAAPAERGKPATYTGDKKAKMAAKTNKKWVRLATVFAYVLSVSLAAIVLAVYYSLIWQPVGAGTSGGAAGPPLGGSNATGPSGTSGAAAAAGPNSTGSSRREAPRDAPPLQAARPASPEPSADSPLAGPLEQPRGAEEEEEEAAAAPGSR from the coding sequence ATGAAGGAGCGCGACGCGGCCCCGGCCGAGCGGGGCAAGCCGGCCACCTACACCGGGGACAAGAAGGCGAAGATGGCGGCCAAGACCAACAAGAAGTGGGTCCGGCTCGCCACCGTGTTCGCCTACGTGCTCTCCGTGTCGCTGGCCGCCATCGTGCTCGCCGTCTATTACAGCCTCATCTGGCAGCCGGTGGGCGCCGGGACCTCGGGGGGAGCCGCCGGCCCGCCCCTCGGCGGCTCCAACGCCACCGGCCCGTCCGGGACTTCGggggcggcggctgcggcggggCCCAACAGCACGGGGTCGTCCCGCCGCGAGGCGCCACGCGACGCGCCCCCGCTGCAGGCGGCGCGGCCCGCGTCTCCGGAGCCCTCTGCCGACAGCCCCCTGGCCGGGCCGCTGGAGCAGCCGCGGGGGgccgaggaggaagaggaggaagcggCGGCGGCGCCCGGGAGTCGTTGA